One Capsicum annuum cultivar UCD-10X-F1 chromosome 2, UCD10Xv1.1, whole genome shotgun sequence genomic window carries:
- the LOC107859157 gene encoding ABC transporter B family member 9: protein MEENSGEKKGDEDQKVAFYKLFSFADRLDVALMIIGTIGAIGNGLTQPLMTLIFGKLVNAFGSSNRQEIVHEISKVSIYYVYLAIGAGIASLLQMSCWMVTGERQATRIRGLYLETILRQDIGFFDTETTTGEVIGRMSGDTILIQDAMGEKVGKFIQFISTFVGGFIIAFIKGWLLAIVLVCCIPALVIAGGTMALIMSKMSSRGQVAYAEAGNVVEQTIGAIRTVAAFTGEKLAINKYDSKLKIACASTVKQGLVSGLGLGTLLLIVFSTYGLAVWYGSKLIIEKGYSGGNVINVIMAIMTGGMSLGQTSPSLNAFAAGQAAAYKMFETINRKPLIDTSDTGGIVLEDVKGDIELKDVYFRYPARPNVQIFSGFSLVIPSGKTAALVGQSGSGKSTVISLLERFYDPEAGEVFIDGVNLKRFQLKWLRQQMGLVSQEPVLFATTIRENIIYGKENATEDEIKTAIELANAAKFLYKLPQGLDTMVGEHGTQLSGGQKQRLAIARAILKNPRILLLDEATSALDAESERIVQEALEKVMANRTTVVVAHRLTTIRNADLIAVVNAGKLLEQGTHDELIQDPNGAYSQLVRMQGGNKEDENITNIDLDKADLTTALDNNLSRSSSQQLSAVKRSTSHGSSRHSFTLNYTVPGLIDIHEAEIGDEDNKKEDKGSLEKRKKVPTMRLVELNKPELLYLLLGSLAAIIHGLIFPLFGLLLSTAIKIFFYPPHKLRKESRFWALMYFGLGVITLLVVPFQNFLFGVAGGKLIERIRSLTFKKVVYEEISWFDDPAHSSGAIGARLSNDASTVRTLMGDALALIVQNIATIVAGLVIAFTANWILAIIILAVLPLIGLQGFLQSKLYKGFSADAKVMYEEASQIANDAVGSIRTVASFCAEEKVMDMYLKKCEGPTKQGVKIGIVSGASLGFGSFILYCTNAFCFYIGSVLIHHGLATFSQVFKVFFSLTLSAVGVTQSIGMFPDATKAKDSVASIFDILDRKPKIDSSSNVGTTLVAVRGDIEFKHVSYRYATRPDVQIFKDLCLTIPSGKTVALVGESGSGKSTVISLIERFYNPESGEIYLDGVEIRQFKLSWLRQQMGLVSQEPILFNETIRDNIAYNSQGSATEEEIIQAAKSANAHNFISSLPQGYDTSVGERGIQLSGGQKQRIAIARAILKDPKILLLDEATSALDAESERIVQEALDRVMVNRTTVVVAHRLTTIKGADIIAVVKNGVIAEKGRHDVLMNIEDGVYASLVALHMTSA from the exons atggaggaaaatagtGGAGAGAAAAAAGGTGATGAAGATCAAAAAGTGGCATTctacaaattattttcttttgcaGATAGGCTTGATGTTGCCCTAATGATAATTGGAACCATTGGAGCTATTGGCAATGGATTAACTCAACCTTTAATGACACTAATTTTTGGCAAACTTGTTAATGCTTTTGGTTCTTCTAATCGTCAAGAGATCGTACATGAAATCTCAAAG GTTTCCATTTATTATGTCTACCTCGCTATTGGGGCTGGCATTGCATCCCTTCTAC AAATGTCGTGTTGGATGGTTACTGGAGAGAGGCAAGCGACTCGAATTCGGGGACTGTATTTGGAAACAATATTAAGGCAGGACATTGGCTTCTTTGACACTGAAACAACAACTGGAGAAGTCATTGGAAGAATGTCTGGAGATACTATTCTCATTCAAGATGCAATGGGTGAAAAG GTAGGGAAGTTCATTCAATTCATCTCGACATTTGTTGGAGGCTTCATAATCGCGTTCATAAAGGGATGGCTTCTGGCGATAGTCCTGGTTTGTTGCATACCTGCTCTTGTCATTGCTGGGGGAACTATGGCATTGATCATGTCCAAAATGTCAAGTCGCGGACAAGTTGCATATGCTGAAGCTGGGAATGTAGTTGAGCAAACAATAGGAGCAATCAGAACG GTTGCAGCATTCACCGGAGAGAAGCTGGCGATAAATAAGTATGACAGCAAACTAAAAATTGCCTGTGCTTCTACTGTCAAACAAGGGCTTGTTTCAGGTCTTGGACTTGGCACGCTGCTACTCATTGTATTCTCTACTTATGGACTTGCTGTTTGGTATGGTTCCAAACTGATAATAGAGAAAGGTTATAGTGGTGGAAATGTCATCAATGTTATTATGGCTATTATGACTGGTGGAAT GTCACTAGGACAAACATCGCCATCTTTGAATGCATTTGCAGCAGGTCAGGCTGCAGCATACAAAATGTTTGAGACAATCAACCGTAAACCTCTGATTGACACATCTGACACAGGCGGGATTGTGTTAGAAGACGTCAAGGGTGACATTGAACTTAAAGATGTGTACTTCAGGTATCCAGCCAGACCAAATGTGCAAATCTTTAGCGGATTCTCACTAGTCATTCCTAGTGGCAAAACTGCAGCTTTGGTTGGGCAAAGTGGGAGTGGGAAGTCCACAGTTATCAGTTTGCTGGAGAGATTCTACGATCCTGAAGCCGGAGAAGTATTCATAGATGGTGTCAATTTGAAGAGATTTCAACTCAAATGGCTAAGGCAACAGATGGGATTGGTAAGTCAGGAACCTGTCCTGTTTGCGACAACCATAAGGGAGAATATCATTTATGGTAAAGAAAATGCTACTGAAGATGAGATTAAGACAGCTATTGAACTTGCTAATGCTGCTAAGTTCCTCTACAAACTCCCTCAG GGGCTTGACACAATGGTAGGTGAGCATGGAACACAGTTATCTGGTGGACAAAAGCAAAGACTCGCAATCGCAAGGGCTATCTTAAAGAACCCAAGGATACTCCTCCTAGATGAAGCTACAAGTGCACTTGATGCTGAATCAGAGCGAATCGTGCAAGAAGCACTTGAGAAAGTCATGGCGAATAGAACGACCGTGGTTGTTGCTCATCGTCTCACAACCATTAGAAATGCTGATCTTATAGCAGTGGTGAATGCTGGAAAACTACTAGAACAAG GAACACATGACGAGTTGATACAAGATCCAAATGGGGCATATTCTCAGCTTGTGCGAATGCAGGGAGGGAATAAGGAAGATGAGAATATTACCAATATCGACCTTGATAAGGCAGATTTAACCACGGCTTTGGACAACAACTTAAGCAGGTCATCAAGCCAGCAATTGTCAGCAGTGAAGCGATCAACAAGCCATGGATCATCTAGACATTCTTTCACACTCAATTATACTGTTCCTGGTCTAATTGATATTCACGAAGCAGAAATAGGAGATGAAGACAACAAAAAAGAAGATAAGGGAAGCTTAGAGAAACGTAAGAAAGTTCCCACTATGCGGCTTGTTGAGCTGAACAAACCCGAGCTTCTGTATTTGTTACTTGGATCGTTGGCTGCAATTATACATGGTCTGATTTTCCCGTTATTTGGACTCTTACTCTCGACAGctattaaaatattcttttacCCACCACATAAGCTGCGAAAAGAATCAAGATTCTGGGCACTCATGTATTTTGGCCTCGGTGTGATAACTTTGCTAGTTGTACCTTTCCAGAACTTCTTATTCGGAGTTGCAGGAGGGAAATTGATCGAGAGAATTCGTTCTTTGACATTTAAAAAAGTAGTCTACGAAGAAATCAGCTGGTTCGATGATCCTGCACATTCAAG TGGCGCAATCGGTGCAAGGTTATCAAATGACGCTTCCACAGTCAGAACCCTTATGGGCGACGCACTGGCACTTATTGTACAGAACATAGCAACTATAGTGGCCGGCCTTGTGATAGCCTTCACTGCCAATTGGATTTTAGCAATTATAATCCTTGCCGTGCTGCCTTTAATTGGTTTGCAAGGATTCCTCCAATCAAAGTTGTACAAAGGCTTTAGTGCTGATGCCaag GTGATGTATGAAGAAGCTAGCCAAATAGCAAATGATGCTGTTGGGAGTATAAGAACAGTGGCATCATTCTGTGCTGAGGAGAAAGTGATGGATATGTACCTAAAGAAATGCGAAGGTCCAACGAAGCAAGGAGTGAAGATAGGAATTGTTAGTGGAGCTAGCTTAGGTTTTGGTTCTTTTATACTTTATTGCACAAATGCCTTCTGTTTCTACATAGGATCTGTCCTTATTCATCATGGATTAGCAACGTTCAGCCAAGTTTTTAAG GTTTTCTTTTCATTGACTCTATCAGCTGTTGGAGTTACTCAAAGCATAGGAATGTTTCCAGACGCTACCAAAGCCAAAGATTCTGTGGCTTCTATATTTGACATTCTTGATAGAAAACCCAAGATTGACTCAAGTTCTAATGTTGGCACTACTCTAGTTGCTGTTCGCGGAGATATTGAATTCAAACATGTGAGTTACAGGTATGCAACTCGCCCGGATGTCCAAATCTTCAAGGATTTATGCCTCACCATCCCTTCTGGAAAG ACTGTTGCTCTAGTGGGAGAGAGTGGAAGCGGGAAATCAACTGTCATCAGCCTAATAGAGCGCTTCTATAACCCTGAATCAGGAGAGATATATTTGGATGGTGTGGAAATTAGACAGTTCAAGTTAAGTTGGCTAAGGCAGCAAATGGGGTTGGTGAGTCAAGAACCAATACTGTTTAATGAAACAATTCGTGACAACATTGCCTACAACAGCCAAGGCAGCGCAACAGAAGAAGAGATCATTCAGGCAGCAAAATCAGCAAATGCACACAACTTTATATCCTCATTGCCTCAAGGATATGATACATCGGTTGGGGAAAGAGGGATACAATTATCTGGTGGACAAAAGCAAAGAATAGCTATTGCAAGAGCAATATTGAAGGATCCAAAGATTCTTTTGCTAGACGAGGCAACAAGTGCGTTAGATGCAGAATCAGAACGTATAGTACAAGAAGCATTGGATCGAGTAATGGTAAACAGGACGACTGTGGTTGTAGCGCATCGCTTAACCACAATCAAAGGGGCTGATATCATTGCTGTTGTGAAGAATGGAGTCATTGCTGAGAAAGGAAGACATGATGTTCTTATGAATATAGAAGATGGAGTTTATGCATCCTTAGTAGCATTGCATATGACCTCAGCCTGA
- the LOC107859158 gene encoding protein SRG1: MMEENNLARLGGSLPVPSVQELAKGSLENVSSRYLRDDQQLPIIIKSDDNIPIINMESLVFGDEFEFKKLDFACREWGFFQLINHGVSDSVIDRVKKDTQDFFNLPLEDKKKLKQMDGDLDGYGQAFVVSEDQKLDWADMFFLTTNPPYLRKQHIFSHLPQPFRETVELYAAELKILALKIIDFLAKTLNMDEEYIREMFGEGTQAMRMNYYPPCPQPDKVIGLTSHSDAVALTILLQLNQMEGLQIKKDGVWIPISPLPHAFIINIGDILEIVTNGAYRSIEHRAVVNSKKERLSIATFYSTKFDRQIGPAPSIISAKNPAKFRSIEAADYVRGYFARKLDKKSYLDVMRIENSENPAS, encoded by the exons ATGATGGAGGAAAATAATTTGGCAAGGTTAGGGGGATCTTTGCCAGTACCAAGTGTTCAAGAACTGGCCaaaggctcactggaaaatgtCTCATCGCGTTACCTGAGAGATGATCAACAACTTCCTATTATCATTAAATCTGATGATAATATTCCAATCATCAACATGGAAAGCTTGGTTTTTGGAGATGAATTTGAATTCAAGAAGCTGGATTTTGCTTGCAGGGAGTGGGGATTTTTTCAG CTGATAAATCATGGAGTGAGTGACTCAGTAATTGATAGAGTGAAGAAGGATACTCAAGATTTCTTCAACCTTCCATTGGAAGATAAGAAAAAGTTGAAGCAAATGGATGGTGATTTGGATGGTTATGGACAAGCTTTTGTTGTCTCTGAGGACCAGAAACTTGATTGGGCTGATATGTTTTTCTTGACAACCAATCCTCCTTATCTCAGAAAACAACATATTTTCTCCCACCTCCCTCAACCATTCAG AGAAACAGTGGAACTATATGCAGCTGAACTGAAAATATTGGCTTTGAAGATTATTGATTTTCTAGCAAAAACATTGAATATGGATGAAGAATACATTAGGGAAATGTTTGGCGAAGGAACGCAAGCAATGAGGATGAATTACTATCCACCATGTCCACAACCAGATAAAGTGATAGGACTCACTTCTCATTCAGATGCTGTTGCCCTCACAATTCTCCTTCAACTCAACCAAATGGAAGGACTTCAAATCAAGAAAGATGGTGTGTGGATTCCTATTAGTCCTCTGCCTCATGCCTTCATTATCAACATTGGTGATATCTTGGAG ATAGTGACAAATGGAGCCTACCGTAGCATTGAGCACAGAGCAGTGGTTAACAGCAAAAAGGAAAGACTCTCAATTGCAACATTTTACAGCACAAAATTTGACCGACAAATTGGTCCTGCTCCAAGTATCATTTCTGCTAAAAATCCGGCAAAGTTCAGAAGTATTGAAGCTGCAGATTATGTCAGAGGTTATTTTGCTCGTAAACTTGATAAGAAATCATACTTGGATGTTATGAGAATTGAAAATTCCGAGAATCCAGCAAGTTGA